One window from the genome of Cryptomeria japonica chromosome 6, Sugi_1.0, whole genome shotgun sequence encodes:
- the LOC131051042 gene encoding (R,S)-reticuline 7-O-methyltransferase-like → MAPPLTVAIPQVSEQEAQMDKLKLYDIMLGSAKPMAVRAAVLLNIPDIIAEASGSLTVEEIAAHISESTKEESPPPIEYPFRLLRFLASQEVFIEIPHQEVFRQTRYGLTGVSGLLVKETRKGGVSVQNYVPWLLAFNNHSSLQGWLHLHESVLEGSSAFSKAFGMSYWDYVANNPEANKTLNEAMSCDTRAVMSSVVKIYEEGFKKIDSLVDVGGGLIRVQHVSGDMFEHIPSADAIFIKSVLHDWSDDDCVRVLRRCYEAIPENGKVIIVDALIAEGKKDEDNKENLLRGVGLAFDMEMMLLSTGGKERTEMQFKQILTKAGFKSYTIFKLPSFQNIIEVSKF, encoded by the exons ATGGCTCCTCCACTTACAGTTGCAATTCCCCAGGTTTCTGAACAAGAAGCCCAAATGGATAAGCTAAAACTGTATGACATAATGCTCGGCTCAGCTAAGCCCATGGCTGTGAGAGCTGCTGTTTTGCTGAATATTCCGGACATAATTGCTGAGGCTTCAGGCTCTCTTACCGTAGAAGAAATTGCTGCTCATATTTCAGAGTCCACCAAAGAAGAAAGCCCCCCTCCCATAGAATATCCGTTTCGTCTTCTGAGATTTCTAGCCTCCCAGGAAGTGTTTATTGAGATCCCACACCAGGAGGTTTTCAGGCAAACTAGATATGGCCTCACAGGCGTTTCTGGATTACTTGTTAAGGAAACAAGAAAAGGAGGTGTATCCGTGCAAAACTATGTTCCTTGGTTGTTGGCATTCAACAATCATAGTAGCCTCCAGGGATGGCTGCATCTGCATGAGTCTGTGTTAGAAGGCAGCAGCGCCTTCAGTAAGGCTTTTGGTATGAGTTATTGGGACTACGTTGCAAACAATCCTGAAGCCAACAAGACATTGAACGAGGCCATGTCCTGTGACACTCGTGCTGTCATGTCTAGTGTTGTCAAGATTTATGAGGAGGGATTTAAGAAGATTGATTCTTTGGTCGATGTTGGGGGAGGCTTAATTA GAGTACAACATGTGAGTGGCGATATGTTTGAGCATATTCCATCAGCTGATGCAATCTTTATCAAG TCAGTTTTGCATGATTGGAGTGATGATGATTGTGTAAGAGTGTTGAGAAGGTGCTATGAGGCTATACCAGAAAATGGAAAAGTTATAATCGTTGATGCCCTTATTGCTGAAGGAAAAAAAGATGAAGATAACAAAGAAAATCTTCTAAGGGGAGTGGGACTGGCATTTGATATGGAAATGATGCTATTGAGTACTGGTGGAAAGGAGCGAACAGAGATGCAATTTAAACAAATTCTTACCAAAGCGGGTTTCAAAAGCTACACCATCTTCAAATTACCATCTTTTCAAAACATTATTGAGGTTTCCAAGTTCTGA